The nucleotide window GAAAAAATTTGATGCGCTGGGAAGCGTCGTATCCCGGCAGATATTTGTTCCCGATGATATTGAAATGACTGTTGCGGCCGTTCATGAACTTCTGGACGAAGGTGCAGAGATGATAGCGGTGACCGGCGGGATGTCCGTGGATCCGGACGATCTGACCCCGGCATCCATAAAAGCCGCCGGCGGACGGATCATAAGCTATGGTGCGCCTGTCCTGCCCGGAGCCATGTTCCTTCTGGCCTATATCGGAGATGTGCCCGTGGTGGGTCTGCCCGGATGTGTCATGTATCACAAGGCCAGCATATTTGATCTGATCGTGCCCCGGCTTCTTGCCGGTGAAACAGTAGAAAGATCCGACATCACAGCCATGGGACATGGCGGATTCTGCTCCAGTTGCGAGCATTGCCGATATCCGTTATGCGGATTCGGCAAATAAGAGGGTAAAAATGTTTAAAAATATGAAAATCGGAACAAAAATTGTAGGCGGTTTTTTTATCGGCATTCTTTTGTCAGTTATAATTGGTGTTACAGGTGTGTACAATATCAGTAAAATCGGCGATATTGTTAACCGTCTGGCAACACAGGGAATTCCTGAAACATCTGCTGTGATTGAGACTGAGCGGGCCACTTGGCATACCCATATTCTGTCCTATGAATTTGATCTAAAACAAGACAAACAAAGTAAAAAAGAATGGATCAGCCAGCGCGAAGAGATAAAAAAAGGCCTTGATAAACTTGAGCCCATTGCCACGGCTTTAAATCATAAGGACATATTAAAGTCAGTTAATGATATTAAAAAGATGCTGGGGGAGTATTCAAAGATCAGTGAAGAATACACATCCCTGGCCCTGAAAAATAAAGAAATCGAAAAAAACCTGAAAACCGGCGCTTCCATTGTTGCCAAACATTGGCTTGATTATATTCTGGATCAGAATATGAAAATAGAACGATCAATTGAAAATCGGGAGCTTGATGATATTATTATAAGGGTAGACATGATCAAAATAGCCAACGATGGTATGAATTTTTTTAATGAGATCATAAAAAACCAATACCTTTATACTATTTACCAGGAGGATGAACAGGCCCTGGCAATAAACTCCAACATCAGCAAACTTATTGGTATTGCTAATAGTGTAATCAACATGTCTATAGATTCGGCAAATGTTGAAACGGGTGAAGCAATACTTTCTGATACGGAAAAAGCGGAGAAACTGTTTGAAGTCTGGGTACTAAACAAGAAAAGGCAGGCAGAGCTTCTATCCTGGCTGGATAAAAATGTCAGGGCAATTGTCAACCTTACCACTAAAACAGCATTAGAAGCGGATAAGGCTGCCTATGACATGGGAATTTCCACCGCAGGGCTTGTATTCAATTTAAGGATGCTTCTTTCCATCATAATAGCCTGCTCCGTTATCATCGGTTTGGGTTTGGCCTTTTTTATCACCAGGGGCATCACCAAACCATTGAATATGCTTATTAACGGTTTGCAGAAAGGGGCGGACCAGGTTTCTTCCGCTTCGACCCAGGTTTCATCTTCAAGCCAGTCCCTTGCAGAAGGCGCTTCGCAACAGGCAGCCTCCATTGAAGAGACATCTTCATCAATGGAAGAAATGTCTTCAATGACCAAGAAAAACGTTGAAAACATCAAAGAAGCCCAGAATAAAATGGTTGAAGCCGGCCAGATTGTGGTTAATGCCAATAAAAATCTGGAAGAAATGATTGGCGCTATAAATGAGATCACAAAGTCTAGTGAGGAAACCAGCAATATAATTAAGACCATTGATGAAATAGCTTTTCAAACCAATTTACTTGCGTTAAACGCTGCAGTTGAGGCTGCCCGGGCAGGAGAAGCCGGTGCAGGCTTTGCCGTTGTTGCAGATGAAGTGAGAAATCTTGCCATGAGGGCTGCAGAAGCTGCAAAAAACACATCTGAATTAATTGACGGGACGGTTAAAGCAGTTAAAAAAGGCAATGAACTCACAAAGAGAACCCAGGAAGCATTTAAGGCAAATGTAGACATTTCCATGAAAATCGGAGAACTTGTTGATGAAATTTCAGGGGCATCTGATGAGCAGGCCAATGGTATTGAACAGGTGAATACCTCCATTGCGGAAATGGACAAAATTGTCCAGCAGAATGCAGCCAATGCCGAAGAATCCGCCTCTGCATCCGAAGAGATGAGTGCCCAGGCAGAGCAGCTAAAGGAATATGTCAGCGATCTTGTTATTATGACAAACGGCGAAAAAAACAGAAAACACACAGCATTTCCAAAAGAAAAATGCCTCATTCCACCTCCCATCCAAGTCCGGCAAGTAAAAATAAAAAACTTTCATACAAGGTAAGCGAAGTCAGACCGGACCAGGTAATCCCTTTTGATGATAACGATATATCAAATTGGAGACCAAAACAATGAAAACGAGCTTGATCGGCTATCAGGAAGCAATTCAGCTTATACTATCAAATATTACACCACTGAAAAGTGAAACTGTGTCTTTGACCGAATATGACGACAGGGTGATTGCCGGGAATCTTAATGCGTTGGTGAATTCACCCTCTGTGAACGCATCCATGAAAGATGGGTATGCCATCAGATCAAGCGATATTGCTCACGCCACTTCTGAAAATCCGGTTCAACTCAAGATCAATGGTATGGCGACTGCCGGAAAC belongs to Desulfobacula toluolica Tol2 and includes:
- a CDS encoding methyl-accepting chemotaxis protein — translated: MFKNMKIGTKIVGGFFIGILLSVIIGVTGVYNISKIGDIVNRLATQGIPETSAVIETERATWHTHILSYEFDLKQDKQSKKEWISQREEIKKGLDKLEPIATALNHKDILKSVNDIKKMLGEYSKISEEYTSLALKNKEIEKNLKTGASIVAKHWLDYILDQNMKIERSIENRELDDIIIRVDMIKIANDGMNFFNEIIKNQYLYTIYQEDEQALAINSNISKLIGIANSVINMSIDSANVETGEAILSDTEKAEKLFEVWVLNKKRQAELLSWLDKNVRAIVNLTTKTALEADKAAYDMGISTAGLVFNLRMLLSIIIACSVIIGLGLAFFITRGITKPLNMLINGLQKGADQVSSASTQVSSSSQSLAEGASQQAASIEETSSSMEEMSSMTKKNVENIKEAQNKMVEAGQIVVNANKNLEEMIGAINEITKSSEETSNIIKTIDEIAFQTNLLALNAAVEAARAGEAGAGFAVVADEVRNLAMRAAEAAKNTSELIDGTVKAVKKGNELTKRTQEAFKANVDISMKIGELVDEISGASDEQANGIEQVNTSIAEMDKIVQQNAANAEESASASEEMSAQAEQLKEYVSDLVIMTNGEKNRKHTAFPKEKCLIPPPIQVRQVKIKNFHTR